The Kaistia defluvii DNA window GCCATCGAGGCTTTGGCCCAGGATGGTTATGTCGTCGTCGACGCGTTCTTCAACAACGGACTGGTCGAGGCGCTGGCCGACGAACTGGCGGCGATGGAGGCCTCCGGCGCCCTGACCCATGCGGGAGTCGGCCGTGAGGCGGGACGCCGGCAGGCAGCCGAGATCCGGCGCGCCGCGATCCGCTGGTTCGATGGCGGCACGGGTGCGGAGCGCCGCTTTCTCGATATGGCCGAGCGGCTGCGCATCGCGATCAACCGCCGTCTCTTTCTCGGCCTGTTCGATTTCGAGTGCAATTTCATCGCCTATCCGAGCGGCGGCTTCTATGGCCGGCATCTCGACAGCCTGACCGGTGCTCGCAACCGCGTCGTCTCGATGATCGTCTATCTCGATGCCGGCTGGCAGGCCGATTATGGCGGCACGCTGCGGCTCTGGAAATCGACGGAAGCGGACGCGGCGACGGTCGAGGTGGTGCCGCAGGCCGGCCGGGTCGTGCTGATGATGTCGGAAGAAATCCCGCATGAGGTTCTGCCTTCGCATCGGCCGCGCCATGCCATAGCCGGTTGGTGGCGCGTCAATGCTTCCTCCGGACAGCGGCTCGACACGTCGCGCTGAATTGCCAAGGCGGTCGGACCGACGCCCGACCGCCATCCTTCTCCCAAGCCAATCCGCAGGACGGCGTTTCGGGCGCGCGAGCGCTCGTATGCTTCCGGTCTGCCCCATGCCTTCGCATTTCGAATGGATCGATCGATGACCAGTGCGCTCTTCTCCCCCATCACGCTCGGCGAATTCACCCTGCCAAACCGCATCGCCGTCGCGCCGATGTGCATGTATTCCGCCGATGACGGCTCGGCCAGCGACTGGCATATCCAGCACTGGATGAATCTGGCCATTTCCGGGGCCGGCATGATCACCTTCGAGGCGACCGGCGTCGAGCGGCGCGGGCGTATCTCGCATGGTTGCCTCGGGCTCTATTCCGATCACAACGAGGCGGCGATGGCGCGGGCGCTGGCGGCGGCCCGGCGGGTGGCGGTCCCTGGCGCCGTCTTTGGCGTGCAGCTTGGCCACGCCGGTCGCAAGGCGTCGTCGCAGCTTCCCTGGCTGGGTGGCGGGGCGCTGACCCCCCAGCAGGATGCCTGGCAGACGGTTGGCCCTTCCGCCATTCCCTTCGGCCCCGGCTGGCCGACGCCCATCGCCCTGGACGAGGCCGGCATCGAGCAGATCGTCACGGCTTTCGTCGACGCGGCCAAGCGGGCGGAGCGGGCAGGGCTCGACTTCGTCGAACTGCATGGCGCGCATGGCTATCTGCTGCATGAATTCCTGTCGCCGATCTCCAACCAGCGCAGCGATCGCTGGGGCGGCAGCCTGGAAAACCGGATGCGGTTGATCGTGACGGTGGCGAAGGCGGTGCGCGCGGCGCTGCCGCAGCGGATGTTCGTCGGCGTGCGCCTTTCGGCCTCGGAATGGGTCGAGCGCGACAGCTTCCATGTCGACGAGGCGGTCGAGGTCGCCAAGGCGCTGAAGGCGGTGGGCGTCGTCTATATCTGCGCCTCGACCGGCGGCAACGCCCATGACGCGAAGATCCCGATCGGGCCGCTCTATCAGGTTGAATTCGCGGAAAAAATCCGCGCTGGCGCCGATATCGTCACCCGCGCCGTCGGGCTGATCACCACCCCGGCCGAGGCGGAAGGGCTTCTGCGCGACGGCCGGGCCGACATGGTGGCGCTCGCCCGCGCCATCCTCGCCGATCCGCGCTGGCCCTGGCGCGCCGCCTATGAGCTGGGCGCGGAGGCCTATGCCCCGCCGCAATATCAGCGCAGCCTGACGACCATGAAGCACTGGGTCGCCGAGCCGGACGACGCGTAGGGCGCCAAGACGAAAACGGCCGCTTCGAGGGGATCGAAGCGGCCGTTTCCTGTTAGCACCCCGTTAACCCTAGTGCAGCGTTCCGGTCACCGGCGCGTCGGCGGGGTTCTCGATGTCGGCCGGCGGGGCGGCGTCATAGGCCATGGGCACGGTGGCCGGCTCCGGCGTCATGCCGGGAGGCGCGCCGATCAGCACCTGGCGGCATGCTGCCGGCAGGTCGGCCAGCAGCATCGGCCGCGGCTTGACGGCGGGCTTGGTCGGCTTGGTCGGGGTCTTCGGCGGCTTGGGCGGCTGCAGCCAGGCGTCGAGCTCCGGTCCGCAGCCATCGCCCGGAGGCGGCGCCTTCTGCGGCACGCAGCTCGCCATGCCGGGCGGGCAATCCAGCCGGACGTGGAAGTGGTAGGTGTGGCCCCACCAGGGGCGGACCTTGTTGAGCCAGCCGCGATCACCGCGTGTATCCTCGCAAAGCGCCTTCTTGATCGCCGCGTTGACGAAGATGCGCGCCACCCTGGGATCGAGCGCGGCGCGGCGGATCAGCTTGACCTGGCCCTGCGTCCAGACCGAGCGGTCGATCACACGGGCCTTCTCGTTGACCATTGAGGTCGCCGACATCTTCTCGCGCTCCTCGCGCGAAAGCAGGCGGTTGGGCATCGGCGTCAGCCAGAGGTCGACATCGAGGCCGATCTGGTGGCTGGCATGGCCTGTCAGCGCCGGGCCGCCGCGCGGCTGGCCCATGTCACCGACCAGAAGACCCGGCCAGCCATCCTGGCGCTTGGCGTCATGGGCGAGCTTTTCCGTGAAGGCGATCAGCTCCGGCGTGCCCCAGTTGCGGTTGCGCGACAGGCGCATGGCCTGCCAGTCCTTGCCGTTGACAGGCAGGGCGACGGCGCCCGCGAGGCAGCCCTTGGCATAGGAGCCGATGGCGCGCGCCTCGAGCGGGATCGGCGTCTTGACGTCGCTGAACAGGATCTTGGCCGGTGTCGTGTCGATCGATTCCGCCATGGCGGGCGCGACGGCGAAAACCGGCAGCAGGATCGAAAGCGCCAGCGCGCGGATCGGCTTTTTCAGCATGATGACACCTTCCTGGTCAGCGCTCCCCGGGGCGCAGTATCGCCGATCAATCTTGACGATCCGTCAACCATTCCAGGTCGGACGCCAGCGGCTCGCTTTGGACGAATATTCCAGTTTGGCAGGGGAGGGAGGACAATAGCGGAATGATATGGCGGGAATGGCGCGAATGGAGCGACTTCGTTCTCCGAACCCGCCGGATTCCGCGATTGACCGGTTGCGCGGCCATGCGATACTCGCGCTGGATAAAAGAGCCGGCCCCTCCGCGGTCGGCCCCATGCATCGAGGGCGCAACCAAAATGGCACTCAATCTGGGGGACGTGGTCCCCGATTTCACCGCCGACACGACCGAGGGCAAGATCTCGTTCCACGAGTGGCTCGGCAATGACTGGGGCGTTCTGTTCTCGCATCCGAAGAACTTCACCCCGGTCTGTACCACCGAGCTCGGCGCGGTCGCCAAGCTGAAGCCGGGTTTCGAACGGCGCGGCGTCAAGGTCATCGGCCTTTCCGTCGACCAGCTTTCCAATCACGGCCAGTGGATCGACGACATCCGCGACGCCACCGGCGCGACGCTCAACTTTCCGCTGATCGCCGACCACGACAAGAACGTCGCCAACCTCTACGGCATGATCCATCCGAACGCCTCCGACACCACGACGGTCCGCTCGGTCTTCGTCATCGGTCCCGACAAGAAGCTCAAGCTGACGCTGACCTATCCGGCATCGACCGGGCGGAATTTTGACGAGATCCTGCGCGTCATCGACAGCCTGCAGCTGACCTCGAAGTTCTCGGTGGCGACGCCGGTCGACTGGAAGCAGGGCGAGGACGTGATCATCGTCCCCTCGGTCTCCGACGAAGCGGCCAAGGAGAAGTTCCCGGGCGGCTGGAAGACGCTGAAGCCCTATCTGCGCGTCGTGCCACAGCCCAAGGTCGGCGAATCCGTCTGATCACCGGGTCTGTTTCGAAAGGGCGTCGGCTCCGGCCGGCGCCCTTTTTGTTTGCGGCGGTTTCGGGCCGCCCCCTGTCCGAGCCGTGCTGTCCGATCGACATCCTCCACCATCATCCTGAGTGTCTGGCCCGTAATTCGACAAGCGATGCCGATTTCTCCATTCGAGCCGCGTTGCCCTTACCTCTCCCTGAGGGAGAGGTCGGAGCGAAGCTCCGGGTGAGGGTTTAGGAAACTTGTCCGAGAGCCCGTAAACCCTCACCCGCCGGCCTGCGGCCATCGACCTCTCCCTCAGAGAGAGGTGAAGGAAGGGCATTTCAGACCAGGTTAGTGAGGAGGTTCAAAACTGCCTCCCCTCTTCGATCAGGGAATACGGGCCATCATCCTGAGGTGCTTCGCGTCAGCGAAGCCTCGAAGGAGGGTTCAGTGTGGCACCGAGACTGAATACGAAGTCGAGGGGAGTCCAGCCGTCCTGTCCTGGCATTCCCTGGACCCTCCTTCGAGGCCCGGCTTCGCCGGGCGCCTCAGGATGATGGGAGAGGGTGGCCTGCCATGCTCTCAAAATACTCGACAGGCCGAACGAAGGTCCGCCACGCCAGTCCTCAGGAAATCGCCTCGATCTCGGCGTCCTGGCCGGCGATGACGACCTCGTCGCCGACGCCTTTTCCAAGCACCGCCTGCGCCAGGGGCGAGACATGCGACACGGTTCCCTGGTTGGGATCGGCCTCGTCCTCGCCGACGATGCGGTAGGTCTGCCGCCGTCCGTCCTCGCGCAGGATCGTCACCGTGGCGCCGAACTGGACCGTGTCCGGGTCGTCCGGAGGCGGGATTGGTTCCGCGCTGATCCGGCGTTGCTCCCAATAGCGCTGGTCGCGACCCAGGGCGGCCAGGGCCATCCGGTCGTCCTCGGCCCGGGCGACGGCAATCGCCTCGGCCAGGCGGGCCAGTTCCGCCTCGATCGCCGCCAGCCCTTCCCAGGTCACCAGATTGGGGTGCGGCGAGA harbors:
- a CDS encoding 2OG-Fe(II) oxygenase, whose product is MSEVIEAETDDFDTLVGDAAIEALAQDGYVVVDAFFNNGLVEALADELAAMEASGALTHAGVGREAGRRQAAEIRRAAIRWFDGGTGAERRFLDMAERLRIAINRRLFLGLFDFECNFIAYPSGGFYGRHLDSLTGARNRVVSMIVYLDAGWQADYGGTLRLWKSTEADAATVEVVPQAGRVVLMMSEEIPHEVLPSHRPRHAIAGWWRVNASSGQRLDTSR
- a CDS encoding NADH:flavin oxidoreductase/NADH oxidase, translating into MTSALFSPITLGEFTLPNRIAVAPMCMYSADDGSASDWHIQHWMNLAISGAGMITFEATGVERRGRISHGCLGLYSDHNEAAMARALAAARRVAVPGAVFGVQLGHAGRKASSQLPWLGGGALTPQQDAWQTVGPSAIPFGPGWPTPIALDEAGIEQIVTAFVDAAKRAERAGLDFVELHGAHGYLLHEFLSPISNQRSDRWGGSLENRMRLIVTVAKAVRAALPQRMFVGVRLSASEWVERDSFHVDEAVEVAKALKAVGVVYICASTGGNAHDAKIPIGPLYQVEFAEKIRAGADIVTRAVGLITTPAEAEGLLRDGRADMVALARAILADPRWPWRAAYELGAEAYAPPQYQRSLTTMKHWVAEPDDA
- the mepA gene encoding penicillin-insensitive murein endopeptidase: MLKKPIRALALSILLPVFAVAPAMAESIDTTPAKILFSDVKTPIPLEARAIGSYAKGCLAGAVALPVNGKDWQAMRLSRNRNWGTPELIAFTEKLAHDAKRQDGWPGLLVGDMGQPRGGPALTGHASHQIGLDVDLWLTPMPNRLLSREEREKMSATSMVNEKARVIDRSVWTQGQVKLIRRAALDPRVARIFVNAAIKKALCEDTRGDRGWLNKVRPWWGHTYHFHVRLDCPPGMASCVPQKAPPPGDGCGPELDAWLQPPKPPKTPTKPTKPAVKPRPMLLADLPAACRQVLIGAPPGMTPEPATVPMAYDAAPPADIENPADAPVTGTLH
- a CDS encoding peroxiredoxin translates to MALNLGDVVPDFTADTTEGKISFHEWLGNDWGVLFSHPKNFTPVCTTELGAVAKLKPGFERRGVKVIGLSVDQLSNHGQWIDDIRDATGATLNFPLIADHDKNVANLYGMIHPNASDTTTVRSVFVIGPDKKLKLTLTYPASTGRNFDEILRVIDSLQLTSKFSVATPVDWKQGEDVIIVPSVSDEAAKEKFPGGWKTLKPYLRVVPQPKVGESV
- the greA gene encoding transcription elongation factor GreA: MSRAFVKEDDADHGDDGLPERPVSPHPNLVTWEGLAAIEAELARLAEAIAVARAEDDRMALAALGRDQRYWEQRRISAEPIPPPDDPDTVQFGATVTILREDGRRQTYRIVGEDEADPNQGTVSHVSPLAQAVLGKGVGDEVVIAGQDAEIEAIS